Below is a genomic region from Rhododendron vialii isolate Sample 1 chromosome 5a, ASM3025357v1.
TTTGTAGAGTAAACTAGGACCAACCCTTTGTTGTATCTTCGAACATGTTCGGAAAAAGTACACGGAGGCTTTTCGtgttgaaaaaaacaaaattatgaaTCTGTAACCGTATAGAGTGCCTTCGGGACTAGATTTTTCCCGGATAACAacttttctgatttctgatAGACTCCTTCCAATAGCTATTCTTGGTTGATGGACATGTGAATTTCCGCACGATATCCTCACGAGTCATTCTGAAGCAATCTTCAATCTGTGCATCAACCCTGATGCTGAGTAGTAGTTAATTTCCAGACCCCAGGTATTTCAAGCGCAATATTATCTTATTCCCAGAAGACATCCTTCATTCATAAGGAATCAGGAATTGCATGATAGACTGCTTTAGCTGTGACATCTCATTTGGACACCGAACTGTTTATCTCTTTCCAAAAAATTACTGATTCCAGAGCAACCAAAAGCTAATGCTCCTTCAGTTCGATTCCAAATGCACCCACAGTTTTGTCAATCTCTGTACTCTACTTCCACAATAACAAGAAAGGTTGGTATGGTAGGTATTGTAATTCAAGAATCTCGCTCACCATATCGTCTCTGCCTTTGCTGAAAGGATCGTAAAGCCATTACAAATTCGGTTTCTCCAAAATCAGGCCAATGCGATTGGGTGAAGTACAACTCAGTATATGCCAACTGCCACAGCAAAAAGTTGCTAACTCTAAGCTCGCCACTAGTTCGTATAAGTAGATCAGGGTTTGGCATCTCTGCACAGTTTGTTTGCAATTCCTGCTCTATTAGAAACTCATTAATGTCTTCAGGTTCAATAACACCATCTTTAACTTTCAAAGCAATGCTTTGACATGCTTGCACAATGTCATATTTGCCACTGTAGCTAACTGCTACAATCAATTGGAGTCCTGAATTATGCTTTGTCCTCTCCTCAGCATAGGTTATCAGTTCCTTCACTGAATCTGGGAGCTTCGATGTATCCCCGATACAAGAAAACCGAATATTATCCCTGCTGAAAACCATCAGATTAGCTGCTTTTTCAAGCATATATAGCAAAACTATCAGGTACATCCATTTGAATGTTAAAAAAGGTGAAGGCATCCAAGTAGAAAGAAATGAGAACACTAAGAATGAGAGTAATGATATGAGGATCATAATTTTGGGTACCATCTAATGTGCCATCATTGGTGGCACCAATCACGTCACCCGTAGAGCTTTCTGAAATTTAATGATAAACTCTCAGTGATGACCAATAGAAATGATCACGGAGGAGATTTTTCAACTTGAAATGGCCGATTTAAATGAAGTCCCAATCCACAGAAAATCGACAAGTTAAAATCAAGACTAAAATTACTTAAATTGGTGCCTCCTCAGGAAAACTGGAAATAAATGCTAGTATGTTCACCAAGAGATTTTGGCATGAGCAATTTCTGAACAGATACAATTCTCGGTTATGTTGTCCACCTATGGTGCTTCACAATCAAGCTTTAACAAGAAGAATGCAAACCTGCAAAGACAAAAATGAGGGAGTAACTGATGATACATTGATGATGCCATTTACATGAAGGACAATTCAGCCACATAACTAACATAAACACGAAAACCAGTGAGGACTTCCACCTCCAAatacgttaaatttttgtacATTTTGTACAAGAATGGACACAGTAAAGGAATAACATGAACATAGTTATGTCTATGGCAATGCATGATGAAATTGTTGTCTGCTCTGCCATTAATATGCTTCTAGCAAGATGCTTTCGCTCTAGGATAATCTGATTTTTGCTCTTAGATTATACTAAGTTGTATCACCATAGGCTTGTTCGTGTGAAGAAATCATTTGAATCAGTGGGACTTAAATTATAGCTTTTTCTTGATATTATATCTTAACTAAAATCTAACACACaaatatgaataaaaaaattgaactaaaCTTCATTTGACTTAAAAGAAAATGTACCTCATGAAATTGTTTACTTCATCCTTCATTCCTCTTTCAAGTAACCTCATCAAGAACCCTACTTCTACCTGCAAAACCCCAACAGAAACAGACCACCGTCAAAGAAATTTCACAATAAGAGTGCTACATACCCAGAACCAGACGCAACGTTTAATATGGGTCCCATACAATGCACCTAAGAGCCACACATATACAACAACTCCAGGTCCAAAGACATAAATGTCTGGGCGCAAACTTGTCAGGAAGCATTCAATAAAGTGGGTCACATACGATCCACTTAAGATTCACAAATATCCAACCGCTCTGTAATCGGATCCGTGTCTGGAAGAAAACATACACAAAGTTATAGTACATGTAGAGTTCATACATACATAggttataaaattttcattacgTACATTGTGTTCGTATATATAATTTCAGACATATACAAGTTATATATCTTTATTCGTATTCAAGTTATagatgaaattttcaaaataaatttacagcGCATGTATGTAGAGTTCATACAAACACAcaagttataaaattttaattacacacatatataatatCATACATACAAGTTATATATGTTTATACATATTCAAGTTATACATGAAATTTTCATTATACAAATATACTCTATGTTCTTGAGCTCATCAAGCCAAATACTGTCagcttggctcatttattaaacgagcctaaaatcgAGGGTCAAGTTCCGTTTGCATAACATACCAATCAAACTCGAACGAGCTTTTACTGAGCTGAGCCTCTAACAGTTAGCAAGAAGCTCGGTTAATCATTCGCAGCCCtactctctcacacacacaggCACAGAAATACATACGAAATTCACACTCAATCGAATACGCACAGTTAAAAATCTGACCTTGGGTCGAAGCCAGTTATCAGAAGAGAAAGCGAAGACGGTAAGAACCCTAATCCCCCACCTGCAACACAGCTCCACCATCCCCTTCAGCGCCCTCAACCCCGCTTCGTAACCCGCCACAACCGGCAACCCCCTCGTCCGGGCCCACCTCCTGTTCCCGTCCATGATCACCGCCACGTGTTCCGGCATCGCCTCCCACCTCAGCCCCGCCGGCAGGCTGACGACGTCGTCTTCCTCCACTCTTCCCCCGACGAAATCGTCTATTGCAACATTCTGGGCGGCGGAGCAGAGGAGGCGGGAGACGGTGCGGTGGtggaggcggaggaggaggggtgggagaggagagagagtgggacTGGTGatgaggggaggagagagagggaagtaGGTTAGGGAGAGCATAGTAGAGTAGAGTAGATTAGTGCTAGGGTTTTGGTATGGTGGTTGTAAGAAGGAGAGCAGGGGATGCATTTGACGCGGGAGAGAGTTTGACTATCTTATGTA
It encodes:
- the LOC131325987 gene encoding cis-prenyltransferase 4, chloroplastic-like isoform X1, translated to MHPLLSFLQPPYQNPSTNLLYSTMLSLTYFPLSPPLITSPTLSPLPPLLLRLHHRTVSRLLCSAAQNVAIDDFVGGRVEEDDVVSLPAGLRWEAMPEHVAVIMDGNRRWARTRGLPVVAGYEAGLRALKGMVELCCRWGIRVLTVFAFSSDNWLRPKVEVGFLMRLLERGMKDEVNNFMSRDNIRFSCIGDTSKLPDSVKELITYAEERTKHNSGLQLIVAVSYSGKYDIVQACQSIALKVKDGVIEPEDINEFLIEQELQTNCAEMPNPDLLIRTSGELRVSNFLLWQLAYTELYFTQSHWPDFGETEFVMALRSFQQRQRRYGERDS
- the LOC131325987 gene encoding cis-prenyltransferase 4, chloroplastic-like isoform X2 → MHPLLSFLQPPYQNPSTNLLYSTMLSLTYFPLSPPLITSPTLSPLPPLLLRLHHRTVSRLLCSAAQNVAIDDFVGGRVEEDDVVSLPAGLRWEAMPEHVAVIMDGNRRWARTRGLPVVAGYEAGLRALKGMVELCCRWGIRVLTVFAFSSDNWLRPKVEVGFLMRLLERGMKDEVNNFMRDNIRFSCIGDTSKLPDSVKELITYAEERTKHNSGLQLIVAVSYSGKYDIVQACQSIALKVKDGVIEPEDINEFLIEQELQTNCAEMPNPDLLIRTSGELRVSNFLLWQLAYTELYFTQSHWPDFGETEFVMALRSFQQRQRRYGERDS